In Thunnus thynnus chromosome 13, fThuThy2.1, whole genome shotgun sequence, the following proteins share a genomic window:
- the gabra6b gene encoding gamma-aminobutyric acid receptor subunit alpha-6, which translates to MLILKVDQGFLVVGCLRGMAFLFTCLFLSCYSASSVWGNQHSETSIYLDNITRILDRLLDGYDNRLRPGFGGPVTEVKTDIFVTSFGPVSDVEMEYTMDVFFRQTWIDERLKFEGPIEILRLNNLMVSKIWTPDTFFRNGKRSISHNMTTPNKLFRIMQNGTILYTMRLTINAECPMRLMNFPMDGHACPLKFGSYAYPISEIVYTWKKGPLSSVEVPQESSSLLQYDLIGQTVSSERLKSNTGEYVIMTVHFHLQRKMGFFLIQTYIPCIMTVILAQVSFWINKESVPARTVFGITTVLTMTTLSISARHSLPKVSYATAMDWFIAVCFAFVFSALIEFAAVNYFSTLQANRELRKAAAMKAAAQEAAAAAPAAATGNDGEVSSVDASSVLKKRMNSAPLFDRPAKTFPNPPVNAQAFLQQGSAVPANNVLTGTSIIDKYSRILFPLSFGAFNLVYWIVYLTKDTMEMSRDTV; encoded by the exons ATGCTGATTTTAAAAGTTGACCAGGGATTTCTAGTTGTGGGGTGTTTGCGAGGCATGGCTTTCCTTTTTACTTGCTTATTTCTGTCTTG TTACAGTGCCAGCAGTGTTTGGGGAAATCAGCACAGTGAGACAAGTATCTATTTGGATAACATCACGCGTATATTGGATAGATTACTGGATGGATATGACAATAGGCTGCGACCTGGATTTGGAG GTCCAGTTACAGAGGTCAAAACTGACATCTTTGTCACCAGCTTTGGACCTGTTTCAGATGTTGAGATG GAATACACCATGGACGTGTTCTTCCGTCAGACATGGATCGACGAACGGCTGAAATTCGAGGGCCCCATTGAGATCCTGCGGCTCAACAACCTGATGGTCAGCAAGATCTGGACGCCGGACACCTTTTTCCGGAATGGCAAGAGGTCGATCTCTCACAACATGACCACCCCCAACAAGCTGTTCCGCATCATGCAGAACGGAACTATCCTCTACACCATGAG ATTAACTATAAATGCAGAGTGCCCCATGCGTCTGATGAACTTCCCGATGGACGGCCACGCCTGCCCGCTCAAGTTTGGGAgtt ATGCTTACCCCATCAGCGAGATTGTGTACACGTGGAAGAAAGGCCCTCTGTCTTCTGTCGAGGTGCCACAGGAATCATCCAGTCTGCTGCAGTACGATCTCATCGGGCAGACAGTGTCAAGCGAGAGGCTAAAGTCCAACACAG GTGAATATGTCATCATGACCGTCCACTTCCATCTGCAAAGGAAAATGGGATTTTTCCTGATTCAGACTTACATTCCCTGTATAATGACTGTCATCCTGGCTCAAGTCTCCTTCTGGATTAATAAGGAATCAGTTCCAGCTCGGACTGTGTTTG GTATCACCACTGTTTTGACCATGACCACACTCAGTATCAGCGCCCGCCACTCACTCCCTAAAGTCTCCTATGCCACAGCCATGGATTGGTTCATTGCAGTTTGCTTTGCCTTTGTCTTCTCTGCCCTGATTGAGTTTGCGGCTGTCAACTACTTCTCCACCCTGCAAGCCAACCGGGAGCTGCGGAAGGCAGCAGCCATGAAGGCAGCAGCTCAagaggcagcagctgcagcgcCAGCTGCAGCCACAGGGAACGACGGAGAGGTTTCCTCA GTGGATGCCAGTAGTGTGTTGAAGAAGAGGATGAACTCTGCCCCGCTGTTTGACCGCCCTGCCAAAACATTCCCCAACCCTCCCGTCAATGCCCAAGCCTTCTTGCAGCAGGGTTCAGCTGTACCAGCCAACAATGTTCTGACTGGCACCAGCATCATTGACAAATACTCACGcatcctctttcctctttcGTTTGGCGCCTTTAACCTGGTCTACTGGATTGTCTATCTCACCAAGGACACCATGGAAATGTCCAG